ACCTGGCCGGTGCGCGAACTGAGCCGCTCCATAGGCGCGCGCGCGGACGACGACCTCAGCCCCGTGCCCATGCCGGGCGTGCCTGCGGAACTCGCGCCGCTGGTGGTCGCGATCAACGAGGCCTGGCATCGGCAGGCCGGCCTGTTCGCGCACCAGCAGCGCTTCGTGCGCGACACCTCGCATCAACTGCGCACGCCGCTGGCGGTGCTCAAGGCGCAGGTGCAGTCGGCGCGTCGCGGCGACCTGCCGCTGTCGCAGGCGATCGACGAGATCGGCGCCACCGTCGACGGCGCCACCGCGCTCGCCAACCAGATGCTCGCGCTGGCCAAGGTCGAGCAGTTGCGCCAGCAAGGCGATCCGCCGCGGCTGGACCTGGCGGAGGCGGTGCGCGAGGTCGCGCTCGACCTCGCCCCGCTGATCGCCGACGCGGAACTCGACTTCGAACTCTTCACCGAGCCCGCGCCGGTACGCGGTCATGCGTGGGCGCTGCGCGAGCTCGTGCGCAACCTGCTGCACAACGCGCTGCGCCACTGCCCGCGCGGCAGCCGGCTGGAGCTGCGGGTGACGAGAAGCGCGGGGTTCGACGGCGGTGTCGAGCTGCGCATCGCCGACAGCGGCCCCGGCATCGCGGCGGCGCTGCGGCCCAAGCTCGGCCAGCCGTTCGCGGCCGGTGCCGGCGGAGGCTCGGGCCTGGGGCTTGCCATCTGCCGGGAGATCGTCGGCTCGCTGGGCGGCTCGCTGGCGCTGGACAACCGCGAACGGGATGGGGTCATCACGGGCCTCGACGCCGTGGTCCGGCTGCCGGCGGCACCATCGTCCGAGACCCCCTTGCCATCATCTCCGCCATCGCCCGCGCCATCGCTTTCGCCATAGGACAATCGACACTGATGTCTTCC
This genomic stretch from Mitsuaria sp. 7 harbors:
- a CDS encoding sensor histidine kinase, whose translation is MIRLSSMRSRLLAGILVPVGLLIAANAHRLYEDALKAIDTAYDRTLLASAKTIGEQLDVHGTRENPQLVSEVPYAALEAFEADNRSRMFYRVTGFQGEWVSGFDDLPAWHGKLPARGAYAALVDFYDDVYQGEEVRVAVLKQPVSGEAGLGVATIQVAETLEIRRTLARQVLISTLWRQAALLAVIAIVVWGVVLFATWPVRELSRSIGARADDDLSPVPMPGVPAELAPLVVAINEAWHRQAGLFAHQQRFVRDTSHQLRTPLAVLKAQVQSARRGDLPLSQAIDEIGATVDGATALANQMLALAKVEQLRQQGDPPRLDLAEAVREVALDLAPLIADAELDFELFTEPAPVRGHAWALRELVRNLLHNALRHCPRGSRLELRVTRSAGFDGGVELRIADSGPGIAAALRPKLGQPFAAGAGGGSGLGLAICREIVGSLGGSLALDNRERDGVITGLDAVVRLPAAPSSETPLPSSPPSPAPSLSP